Sequence from the Verrucomicrobiota bacterium genome:
GCCGCAGTGCAGTCATTAAGGCTGTCGCGCCTCAAACTCACTCCGCATTCGGGTAGGATCCGAGCACCTTCACGAAATTGCAGTGCCGGGAGAGTTGCTCGACGGCCGTGGCCACCCGTTCATCGTGAATGTGGCCGTCGCAATCCACGAAAAAGTAATATTCCCAGGCCCGGCGCTTGCTCGGCCGCGATTCGATTTTGGTCATGTTGATCTTGAATCGGCGGAACGGAGCCAGCGCCCGATGCAGCGCGCCGATTTCGTGCACGATGCTAAACATCACGCTGGTTCGATCGCGTCCGGTTGGGGGACTGCACTGGCGGCCCAGGACCAGGAATCGGGTCGCATTGATCGAGTTGTCCTGAATGTCGCGTTCGAGAATTTTCAGGCGGTAACGCTCGGCCGCGAGCGAGCTGGCGATCGCGGCCGATTTCCGGTCCGAGCGCACCAGTTCGGCGGCGCGCGTGGTCGAGGAACTTTCGATAATCTCGACTTCCGGCAAATGCTTCTGAATCCAGCCGCGGCATTGCCCCAGCGCTTGCGGGTGAGAGTAAAGGCGTTTGATCTCGCTGCGTTTGACCTTGCCAACCAGGCAATGCTGAATGGGCAACACGATTTGGGAGACGATTTTCAGGTCGCTGTCCACGAGCATATCCAGCGTATGGGTCACGACGCCTTCGGTGGAATTCTCCACCGGAACGACCCCGTAGTCTGCGCGGTTCTTGCTCACTTCGTTAAAGACGTCCGCGATGGTCTTTTGCGGCGCGTAATACAGGCTGGAACCAAAGCGCCGGATCGCGGCCTGATGCGTGAAGGTGGCTTCCGGCCCAAAGTACGCGATGGTCATCGATTTCTGAAGCGAAAGCGCGCTGGACATGACCTCGCGATAAATGGCGCGCAGCGAATCGTTCGTGATGGGTCCCGGATTGCGTTTGCAAAGCCGCTCGAACACGGCGAGCTCGCGGTCCGGCGCGTAAATCTCCTCGCCGGCTTTGAATTTCATCGCGCCGATCTCCAGCACGTGCCGGGTGCGTTCGTTGAGCAGCTCGATGATTCGTTCGTCGAGCCGGTCAATCGCCTGACGATGCTCGGCAACGCTCATGGGCGGGCAATTTTGGACTGGTAAGGACGCGTTCCACCGCGTCCCTGGAATTGCTCATTCGATCGCAGAGTAAAGTCAGGGACGGAGTGGTCCGCGTTTCGCGAAGTGAATGTCCTTTGTGGGGCAACGGATGGCGGGGCTTGGGAAGCCCATCCGTCCCTACCAGGTTCCCGAGAAGCTCCCACGATTCGCTGATCGCGCAATGTGACTTCGAACGGAATGCAATCCCCCTCACCGGTCCTGCGGACACCCTCTCCCCCCACTGGGGGAGAGGGACGGGGTGAGGGGGATCGCTTCATGGGAAGCTTCCACGGAGCCGCGCATACGGCCCATGAAACTAAGACCATG
This genomic interval carries:
- the pheA gene encoding prephenate dehydratase, with protein sequence MSVAEHRQAIDRLDERIIELLNERTRHVLEIGAMKFKAGEEIYAPDRELAVFERLCKRNPGPITNDSLRAIYREVMSSALSLQKSMTIAYFGPEATFTHQAAIRRFGSSLYYAPQKTIADVFNEVSKNRADYGVVPVENSTEGVVTHTLDMLVDSDLKIVSQIVLPIQHCLVGKVKRSEIKRLYSHPQALGQCRGWIQKHLPEVEIIESSSTTRAAELVRSDRKSAAIASSLAAERYRLKILERDIQDNSINATRFLVLGRQCSPPTGRDRTSVMFSIVHEIGALHRALAPFRRFKINMTKIESRPSKRRAWEYYFFVDCDGHIHDERVATAVEQLSRHCNFVKVLGSYPNAE